Below is a window of Halolamina sp. CBA1230 DNA.
TGATCGCGAGCAGCCACGCCTGGCCGAGCGCGAACGCCACGAGCACGAGGTGGGCCAGCAGCTCGAACAGGCGTGGGTTCAGCCCGTTCCCCGCGTCGAGAACGAGCCGTGTGACTCGCAGCGCGACGTACGTGGCGACCGTGACCGCCGGGATGGCGTTCAGTCCGAGCAGGCGCGGCCCGCGCGTGAGCGAGACGCTGCCGTCGAGGCCGACGTGCCAGCCGACGATCATCCGCTCGGGGAGCGCGGGCGCGACGACGACGCCCGCGCCGAGGGTCGCGATCGCCAGCGCCAGCGAGGTGAGTTCCGGGACGGCGCGGCGGAGGGAGATCACGACTCGCTCACCCCCGGCGCGCCGACGGTGGAACGGCGTTCCGGTCCATCACCCGTCCACGACGGCGTCTGTGCTGCCGCCGCCGAGAGCGTCCCTGGCCCGTACCGGACCGTCAGTCCCAGCGCCAGCAGGCCGAACGCGCCGACCAGCAGCACGGTGAACGGCACCGGGAGCGCCGACGGGCCACCGACGACCTGCACCGGGACGCTCACGCTGGCGTTGACGGTCCCGTGCAGCAGGATCGCCGCGGGGACACAGCCTCGCGAGCCGTTGTACAGCCACGTGAACACGACCGAAGCGACGACGACGAACGCCGCGTAGCCCGCGGGCGCCATCTGATACACGCCGAAAGCGAACAGCGGCGCGTGCCAGAGCGCCCAGACGGCCCCGACGACGACGCTGGCGGTCAGCGCGCTGTAACGGGTCTGCAGGTGCGGCAGCGCGAACCCACGCCAGCCGAACTCCTCCTGCCCACCGCCGAGCAGCGTGGCGAACACCACGTTGATCGCGAACGTCAGGAGTGCGGGGACGAGCGTGCCGTCTTCGAAGCCGACCATCACGACCGAAACGACGGCGAGCGCGAGGCCGACGCCGATGGGGATCGCCAGCGCGGCGACGTACCACCGCGCGGGGCGGCGCCAGTCGAGCGTCGACGCCAGCCACGCCCGCACGGACTCGCCTCGGAGGTGGGTGACGACCGCCGCTGCCGCCAGCGGGCCGAACGCGCCGGGGATAGCCGCGATCCGGGCCATCGGCCCGTCGACGCTGGACAGAACCGGTATCCAGACACTCCACGAGAGCGCCAGGGTCAGTACGAAGTACGCTGCGACCGGGTGTCGATCGACCACGTTCGAGGGGACCATCCGTACCGACGGTTGGGAGGGAACCACCATAGCGGGGGAGCCACGACTTCACGCGCTGAAGCGTCCGGTAGCTCTTTAGGTACTTTTGCCGACAAGCCCCCCACAGTGAGTGAGGACGAGATCGAGGCCGTCGCGGGGCTGCTCGAGGACGAGACAGCCCGGCGTATCCTCACTCGGACGAGTCGAGAACCCATGTCTGCAAGCGAACTCGAACGGCGGTGTGACGCGTCGGGACCGACGATCTACCGGCGGCTCGAACGGCTCCGGGAGCACGACCTGATCGAGGAACGGACCCGCCCCGATCTCGACGGCGGCCACCACACGCAGGTGTACGAACCGAACCTCCGGCGCGTGACCGTCGAACTCGTCGACGGCGAACTCCGGCTGGAGATCGACCGCCGGGAGGAGATGGCCGACCGGTTCACGCGGCTGATCGAGGGGATCTGAGATGCTCGAACCACTCCAGGTCGACGGGACGACCACCGCGCTGCTGCAGGGCTACGAGATGGTCGGCGCGGCGCTGGGACTGTTCATCGCCTACCTCGCCTACCGCGGCTACCGACGCAACGACAGCCGGCCGATGCTGTATCTGGCGATCGGGTTCGGGATCATCCTCGGGCTGCCGATCCCCGTGGTCGCGATCTCGCTGCTGTTCCCGTCGATCCCCGGCCCGGCCGTGCAGGCGATCATCCAGACCGTCGAGATCGGGGGGCTCTGCTGCATCATCTACGCGCTCCGGATGGAGCCGTGACACGCCACCGACAGTCGTCGCGCTCTCACTAACGGGGTCGATGGTCACGAAGGCCGCTGGTCCAGTCGCGACGATTCGGCACCGAGGTCGTTCCAGCTCTGTCGGCCCACAGCTCATTTGTCCCCCCTCCGTCACCAGTGACTATGCACCGACGACGGCTCGCCGTCGGACTGACGACGCTCGCTGGCGTGGCCGCCGTCGCCGTCGGCGTCTGGCTCCCGTGGATCGTCATCAATCCGGAGTATCCGGCACGCTTCCCCCGACTCTACGTCTCCGGGATGGGGTACCGAATCGAGGGATTCGACTGGTGGATCCTCGGTCTCGTGGCGTTAGGCGTCGGGATCGGTGTCGCTTTCTCTGGGCGTCGTGATCGTGTCGCCAGCGTGGCGAGGGGCGTGACCGGTCTCGTCGTCGTCCTGTTGACGCTGCTCTGGGCCGGCGACCGGGGTGGACTCGACTGTCTGTACGTCCCTGTTGTGGATTTGGCATTCGGAGCTTCCTGTCGGTATGCCCACGGCCCCGGGGTCTTCGTGACGGCGTTCGGCGGTGTCCTGCTGATACTCGCGGGCGGCTACCAGTTCGTGACAGCCACGGGTGAGTAGCTCCCCAGGCCGACGACGCCCCGCCGGAACCGAAGCGCGGCGTCGAGTTTCCGTGTCGATCCATCGGAGGGGTTTTGTGTCGATAGCCGAGTTGTACAGACGGACGGCACGGCCAGCAGCCCCTTTCGCCCCGCGTGCTCTGCACGTCGGGGTAGGCTGACTGCCCTAAACCGTCCGCTCAACACTCTGAGCGGCAGCTATCCTGACAGGGCCCTCCCCGACTACTCGTCGACCGTGACCGATAGGTGAAAACTCAGCTCCGCTCGCAGGCAGCGTCTCGCTAGAGATTGCTCGCGCCCGCGCCGCCCTCGATGGGCAGCGCGACGCCGTTGATGTAGGAGGATTTCGGCGAGGAGAGGAACGCCACGGCGTCGCCGAGCTCCATCGGGTCGCCGATGCGCTCCAGCGGGATGCCCTCGCCCCAGTCGGCCAGCCCCTCCTCGTAGTCCGCGTAGTCACCGCGGTCGACGGCCTGCTCCACCAGCTCCTCGATCCGGGAGGTCTCGTGGGGGCCGGGCAGCACCGCGTTCGAGCGCACCTCCGGGCCGAGCTCCTGGGAGAGCGTCTTCTCGAGGCCGATCACGGCCATCCGGACGGAGTTCGAGAGCACCAGCGAGTCGATCGCCTCCTTCACCGAGCGGGAGGTGATGAACGTCATCGTCCCGTGGTCGGACTCCTTCAGGTGGGGCGCCGCCTCGCGGACGGTGCGGACCGCGCTCATCACCAGCAGGTCGAACGCCTCGTACCAGTCCTCGTCGTCGGTGTCCATGAACGCGCCGCTGGGCGGGCCGCCGGCGCTCGTCACCAGCGTGTCGAGGCCGCCGAACTCCTCGACGGTGCGCTCGACGAGCTGTTCGATGTCCTCCTTCTCGGTCAGGTCGCCCTGGACGCCGATCACCTCGCCGTCGCCGGCGGCGTCGACCTCCGCGACGGCTTCGGCGAGTTGCTCCTCGTCGCGGCCGTTGATCACCACGTTCGCGCCCTCGCGGGCCAGCGCCGTCGCCGACGCCTTCCCGAGGCCGCTGCTCGATGCCGTCACCAGCGCGCTCGTGTCGTCGAGTTCGAGATCCATACGGGAGTCTGTGCCCGGGGAGAACTTAAACCCGACTCGCTCCGGAGACGCCTGGGGGGTTCTCCGATCGAAGTTTTTCGGCAAGCCTAAAACGTCCCGTCACCTCCGAGGAGTCATGAGCGACTACACGCTCGCGGACGTGAGCGTCGTGATGGGGAGCTACAACGAGGAAGAGGCGATCGGGCCGGTGCTCGATGAGATCGACGAGGCCACCGACGGGGAGGCGGAAGTGGTGGTCGTCGACGGCTCCAGCGACGGCACCGCCGACATCGCGCGGGACCACGGCGCGACCGTGATCGAGCAGGAGCCCCAGGGGTACGGGTACGCGGTGTGTAAGGCGCTGGTGTCGGCGACCAACCCCATGCGGATCACCACCGACTGTGACGGGACGTACCCGATGGAGCGCATCCCGGATTTCCTCGAACTGGTGAACGAGGGGTACGACGTGGTCAGCGGCGACCGCCTCTACCACGGCGCGGAGACGATGCCGACGATGAACCGCTTCGGCAACTACGCCTTCGCGGGGCTGTCGAGCGTGCTCTCGGGGGAGTATCTTCACGACGTGACGACGGGGATGCGCGCCTACCGCGAGGACGTGATCGAGGAGATCACCTGGACCGAGAACACCGGCCTGTCGGCGGAGCTGCTGATCCGGCCGACGATGCGGGGGTACGAGATCCGCGAGGAGCCGATCGCCTACGACGAGCGGCTGGGCGAGACGAAGCTGGACCCGTTCTCGGGCGGCGCGGAGATCGCAGGGTCGATCCTCCGGGTGTGCGCCCAGGAGCGCAAGCGGCAGTTGTCGAGTCTGTTCTAGGGGGTTTCGGGGTTCTCGTTCGTTTCTTCGTTGGTCGGTGTGGGGAGCATTTGCACGACAACCGCGACCGCCGACAGGACCGCGGAGTGAGCTAGACCACTTGTGACCGCAACCGCGCCGCACAGGCCTCAACCCTCCCCAGCCGATTCACTCGTTCGCTGCGCTCACTCGCTCATCCCTCGCGCTGGCTCGCGGACGGAGCCGCGAGCGCTTCGCGCCGACAGCCACGGCGGTGCGGTCGCGGTGGACGCCTCGCGCTCGCCAACGTGGCGAGCGCGGGGGGAGGGGTGGGGACTCCATTCCAGCGCCGGACCCCGTGTCCGGCGCGTGGCGGTCACAAGTGGTCATGCTCCGAGACGCTTTGCGGTTGCTGTCCCAGTTGCTAACGGTCGAGATGCTGTTGCTGTCGCGGTCGCTGTCCGAGTGGCCTAAATTCGGGATAGTCGCGGTAGCCTCCGAACGTACGTTAGCCCCGACACAAAACAGCCGTAACCCCGACGAACCCTACGCCGAAACCGCTTCGACCGTCGTGTTCGCGAACTGCTCGGGCGGCGACGGCCCCAGCCCCGCGGGCACGCAGCGATCCGGCACCGGACAGCGCTCCCGGGTCGCCGACAGCGCGCGCACCTCGTCGCCCGACGTATCGATCGGGAACACGAGCTGGTAGCTGAACCCCGTGCTCGGGCCGGTGGAGACGAACACCGTGACCGTGAGCTCGTCGCGGTTCTCCACGTCGAAGCTCCCCGCGCTCCGGACCCCCTCGCCGGCGAGGCGGGCGCTGGTCTCGTTGACCGTCAGCGTCAGCCGGAGCGCCCCCTCGCTGGCGTTCGCCGCGGCGTAGGTCTGCCCACCGTCGCCGCCCGCGCGGATCGACACCGACTCGGCACCCTCGGGGACGCCGACCGCGGCGTCCAGCCGGACCGACTCGCCGGAGACGCGCTCGACCGGGCGGAGTTCCGCGGTCACCTCTTCGCCGTCGACGGGGTTCCACGCGCCGCGCATCACGTACCGCCGGAGCTCGTGATCCGGGTTCGCGGCGGCGACGTCGAGTTCGTCGTAGTCACCCAGCGCGTACAGCGACGGCCCGTCGAAGTCGGGATCGTTCCGAACCGCCTGGAACGGGTGGTTCAGCCACGGGCCGTACACCGGCGTGAGGAACGTCAGCGTCTTCTCGTCGGTCTGGTTCCCGCCGATGGCGGCGTTCCCCATCGAGAGCCCGCCTTCCTCCTCGAACGGTTCGTAGGCGGCCGCGAGCTCCTCGCTGATACCCGCGTTGTGCTCCAGCGGGCGTTCCGCGACGTCCGCCGCGACGGGGGCGGCGACGGCCGCCGCGACGATCACGACGGCGAGCGCGACCCGACTGGCCGATAGCGCGTCGGGGAGTCGCGGCGCAGTGAAACCGCCCAGTCGGTCGGCAGCCCACACCACGGCGACCGCGCCGAACACCGCCGTCGGGACGAGCACGTCGTAGTGGTAGTACGGGCCGAGGCTGTGGATCAGCCCGTCGTCCTGCACGGTGAGCGCGCCGAGGATGTTGAAGTTCCCCCAGAACGCGACGTTGCCCGCCGCGATGGAGACGAACATCCCCGCGACGACCGCGCGACGGCCCACGAGCGCGGCCGACGCGCGCTGGCTCGCGTCCCGGACGCGGCCGAGAACGGCCGAGCCAGCCGTCGCGACGACGCCCGCAGCGGCGAGCGCGCTGCCGAGGATCCCCATCGCCACCCACTCAGTGAACAGTTTGGAAAGCACGCGGCGGTTCGACTCGATTCCGAGTTCGAGCGTGTAGTTCTCCTCGTGGCCGAGGATCTCGCGGTGGCCGAACCCGGGGCCGTCCTCCGGCGCGAACGCCTGGTACGGGAACACGAACGGCTCACCCGTGACGAGGACGTTGTACCCCAGCGCGACCGCGACGCCGACCATCCCGAGCCCCGCGGTCAGGAGTCGGCGGACGAACAGGTCGCGCTGTCGGTCGGTCACCTCCTCGAACGGCGTTCGCCACGCGCCCGAACGGAGGAGCGTGACGACCGCGTGGAGGATGAAGGGCGACGCGAACAGCACGGCGGTGTACGGCCGCGCGAAGAAGGCGGTCGCGATCGCCGCGCCGGCGACCGCCGCCAGCCGCCGGCTCCCGGTCCGCTCGCCGCGGAGGTACGCGACCGCGAAGCAGAGTTCGAACGCCGCCGTCGCCGCGTAGGGGAGGTACACCCCGGAGTGGACCAGGAACAGCGGCGACGCGAGTACGAGCACGCCCGCGACGGCGCCGACCCGCCAGTCGTACAGTTCGCGGGCCAGCGCGGCCGTGCCGGCGACGACTGTCGCCGAGATGCCGGCGAGCGCGATCGGGTAGCCGCCGAGAACGCGGCCCAGCGCGAACACCGCCGCGGGAACGGGCTGGTACTTCGAATAGAGCCCCTGCTCGCTCACGACGAAGAACCACGGGTGGAACGGCCCCTCGACCGGCGGCTGGAGGAACAGTTTCCCCGAGAGGAGCATCTCGGCCTGCTGGAGGTAGA
It encodes the following:
- a CDS encoding type II CAAX endopeptidase family protein; translated protein: MVPSNVVDRHPVAAYFVLTLALSWSVWIPVLSSVDGPMARIAAIPGAFGPLAAAAVVTHLRGESVRAWLASTLDWRRPARWYVAALAIPIGVGLALAVVSVVMVGFEDGTLVPALLTFAINVVFATLLGGGQEEFGWRGFALPHLQTRYSALTASVVVGAVWALWHAPLFAFGVYQMAPAGYAAFVVVASVVFTWLYNGSRGCVPAAILLHGTVNASVSVPVQVVGGPSALPVPFTVLLVGAFGLLALGLTVRYGPGTLSAAAAQTPSWTGDGPERRSTVGAPGVSES
- a CDS encoding helix-turn-helix domain-containing protein gives rise to the protein MSEDEIEAVAGLLEDETARRILTRTSREPMSASELERRCDASGPTIYRRLERLREHDLIEERTRPDLDGGHHTQVYEPNLRRVTVELVDGELRLEIDRREEMADRFTRLIEGI
- a CDS encoding SDR family oxidoreductase produces the protein MDLELDDTSALVTASSSGLGKASATALAREGANVVINGRDEEQLAEAVAEVDAAGDGEVIGVQGDLTEKEDIEQLVERTVEEFGGLDTLVTSAGGPPSGAFMDTDDEDWYEAFDLLVMSAVRTVREAAPHLKESDHGTMTFITSRSVKEAIDSLVLSNSVRMAVIGLEKTLSQELGPEVRSNAVLPGPHETSRIEELVEQAVDRGDYADYEEGLADWGEGIPLERIGDPMELGDAVAFLSSPKSSYINGVALPIEGGAGASNL
- a CDS encoding dolichyl-phosphate hexose transferase, translating into MSDYTLADVSVVMGSYNEEEAIGPVLDEIDEATDGEAEVVVVDGSSDGTADIARDHGATVIEQEPQGYGYAVCKALVSATNPMRITTDCDGTYPMERIPDFLELVNEGYDVVSGDRLYHGAETMPTMNRFGNYAFAGLSSVLSGEYLHDVTTGMRAYREDVIEEITWTENTGLSAELLIRPTMRGYEIREEPIAYDERLGETKLDPFSGGAEIAGSILRVCAQERKRQLSSLF
- a CDS encoding glycosyltransferase family 39 protein, giving the protein MTGQPSTDSRAATGTVRAGVDAARDRLDRGRIAILLLALVAAVISFLVATRVFPYHSINHDEGVYLQQAEMLLSGKLFLQPPVEGPFHPWFFVVSEQGLYSKYQPVPAAVFALGRVLGGYPIALAGISATVVAGTAALARELYDWRVGAVAGVLVLASPLFLVHSGVYLPYAATAAFELCFAVAYLRGERTGSRRLAAVAGAAIATAFFARPYTAVLFASPFILHAVVTLLRSGAWRTPFEEVTDRQRDLFVRRLLTAGLGMVGVAVALGYNVLVTGEPFVFPYQAFAPEDGPGFGHREILGHEENYTLELGIESNRRVLSKLFTEWVAMGILGSALAAAGVVATAGSAVLGRVRDASQRASAALVGRRAVVAGMFVSIAAGNVAFWGNFNILGALTVQDDGLIHSLGPYYHYDVLVPTAVFGAVAVVWAADRLGGFTAPRLPDALSASRVALAVVIVAAAVAAPVAADVAERPLEHNAGISEELAAAYEPFEEEGGLSMGNAAIGGNQTDEKTLTFLTPVYGPWLNHPFQAVRNDPDFDGPSLYALGDYDELDVAAANPDHELRRYVMRGAWNPVDGEEVTAELRPVERVSGESVRLDAAVGVPEGAESVSIRAGGDGGQTYAAANASEGALRLTLTVNETSARLAGEGVRSAGSFDVENRDELTVTVFVSTGPSTGFSYQLVFPIDTSGDEVRALSATRERCPVPDRCVPAGLGPSPPEQFANTTVEAVSA